DNA from Mycobacterium bourgelatii:
ACCTCCCGCTGGATGCACCGAAACATCTGCGTAACTTTCGCCAACGCCGCAGCGATGCTGGCACTGGTGCTTACGGGATGTTCACCTGACGAGGCAAAGAATTCCTCGTCCACTGCCCCCTCAAACGCGCCGGCGCCCACGAGTGTGCCCGCCGCGCCGCCCGCCACTGCCCTGCCCGCCCCCGAGGTGTTGACCGACGTGCTGTCGCGGCTCGCCGATCCGGCAGTGCCGGGCGTCGACAAGTTGGGTCTGGTCGAAGGCTCCAATCAAGAAACCGCCGCCGCTCTGGACAGGTTCACCACTGCCGCGCGCGACGGCGGCTATCTACCCATGACTTTCGTGGCCAAAGACATCGTGTGGTCGGACAAGAATCCGTCCGACGTGCTAGCGACGGTCGTCGTCACGACCGCGAACCCGGAGCGTCGCGAGTTCACTTTCCCGATGGAGTTCACGCGCGTCCAAGGCGGCTGGCAGCTGTCCAAGCGAACCGCGGAGACGCTGCTGGCGCTGCAGAAATCGGGGACTTCGACGGCGTCGGCCAGCCCATCGCCGACGCCTGTCAGCCCGGTGCCCCCTGCGTCCAGCTCAGAGTCCAGTCCTGCTCCCGCCCCTTCGCCGTCGCAGACACCGCCGGGCTGAACCCAGGATGTGGATCGGCTGGCTCGAGTTCGACGTGCTGCTCGGGGACGTGCGTTCGCTCAAGCAGAAGCGCTCGGTGATCCGTCCGGTGGTCGCGGAGTTGCGGCGCAAGTTCAGCGTCTCCGCCGCGGAGACGGGTTCGAACGAGCTGTACCGCCGGGCGGGCATCGGCGTATCGGTGGTGGCCGGCGATCGTGGGCACGTGGTGGAGGTGCTCGACGCGGCCGAGCGTCTGGTGGCCGCACATCCGGAGTTCGAGTTGCTGTCGGCGCGGCGGAGTTTGCTGCGCAGCGACGATGACTAGTCCCGTTAGCCCACAGTGAGCTTGAGCACCCGATGGCTGTCATCGGTGACGTAGACGGCGCCGGCGTTGTCGACCGCTATATTGCTGGGGTTGTAGAGACCGTCGAACGGCAGTTCGAGTGGGACAGAAGAGTTGGCTGACAACTTAAACACCCGCTGATTAACCCCCCCAGAGATGAAGTAGATGCGGTCGCCGGTATCGACCGCCATCGAAATGGCGCTGGGAGCGGGAGTCACGTCAACTGCGGTTGAGGCACCGCGCGGAAGCTGGAACAACCGAGCATCTAGATCGGTGACGTAGACGGCACCGGCGGTGTCGACCGCCACGGAGACCGGCTTGTTGAGGTCCCAAAAGGGCAATTCGACTGGGGTGCCTGATACCAGCTTGAGCACTCGATTCTTGCCGGACTCAGCAACATAGACTGCACCGGCGGTATCGACCGCCAAACCCCACGGGTTGTCGAGACCGCCGAAGGGCAGTTCGATTGCAGTCCTGGCTCCGGCCGGAAGCCTATACACACGACTGTCGCAGATTGCATAGACGGCGCCCTTCGTATCGACTGCCACTCCCCGAAAGTCGCCGCCGGGGAAAGGCAATTTCACTGGACCGTTGGTTCCGGCTGACAACTTGAATACACCGCTATTGTCGGAGCAGGCGATGTACACCGCTCCGGCGGTATCGACCGCCAGGCCCCGACCCAAGTCGTTAGCGCACTTGATTGGCAGCGCGACTTGACCCTGACTGTTGCCTGTGCTGCCGGTGCTCCCGACCGTGCTCCAAATTCCGACAGTGATGGCTACGGCGACGATCATGACCGCAAGGATGATGACGACCTTGCGCCGCCACCACGGCGGGTTGTCGCCTGGTGGCTCTGCTTCCGGTGGCTTATCAAGCACCGGCGCGCGTGAGACGGGGACGGTGTGGATTTGGGGGGCCGGTGGAACGGGGCGGGGCCGGGCCCGCGTTTGGTACGGCGCGGGGGGCCTTGGGGCCGGTGCTGTGGCGGTCGGCGGGGACGCTGGTGCTCTGCGTGGCGGAGGCTGAAGGGCGGGTTCCGGCCGAGCAACGGGACCCGGCGCAGTCGGTACAGCGATGGCCTCGCGGGCCGCGCGGGCCAACTCTTTGGTCGTGGCATAGCGCTGATCGGGATCCTTGGCCATGCCCGCTGCGATGACGGCATCCAACTGCGCGGGAACCCCCGCCCGCAGCTGCGAGGGTCGCGGCGGCGGACTGGTCAAATGGGCCGATATCTGCTGCTCGAGACTGCTGGCTGGATACGGCTGTTGGCCGGTCAGGCATTCATGAAGCACGCACGCCAAGGCGTAGACATCGGAACGAGGGTCCAACTGTCCAGCCGAGATGCGTTCTGGGGCCAAGTACGCCCAGGTGCCGATGATGTTGCCCGTGCCAGTCAGGCCCGTTTCATCGGTACTGCGTGCGATACCGAAGTCGATGAGGTACGCGAAGTCCTCATCGTCCAGCAGCACGTTGGAGGGTTTGACGTCGCGGTGTACCAACCCGATCCGGTGCGCGGCATGCAGCGCCGAAGCTACCTGCTCGACGATGGCGACGGCTCGCGCCGACTCTAACGGACCCTGCCGCAGAACTTCCTGCAGATCCCGACCCTCGACCAACCGCATATCCACATACAGACGCCCGTCGATCTCCCCGAAATGGTGAATCGGAATGACATGCGGATTGTTCAACCCCGCCGCCGCGTTAGCCTCACGGCGGAACCGCTCCCCAAACATCGGATCCACCGCAAGCTGCGCCGGCAGCACCTTGACCGCCACCACCCGATTGGTCTCGGTGTCGAACGCGCGCCAGACCTCCCCCATCCCGCCGCGACCCAACAACTCCAACAACCGATAGCGCCCGAAAGGCGTGCCCTCGGTGGAGTTCAAGCTATCCGTCCCTTCCCGGGCGCTTGCGACCTAGTGGCGCCGGGGCAACGGCGCCGGGCGCCAACCGTCGTGCCGTCACCAAGAACGCGGTGTGCCCGCGCATGGAATGTTGCGGCCGGACCGCCAGCCCGACCACGTTCCAGCCGCGCTGGAGCGTTTCCCATGAGCGCGGTTCTGTCCAGCACTGCTGCGCCCGCATCGCCTCCACGACCTTGGACAGTTGCGTGACGGTGGCAACGTAGACCACCAGCACACCGCCGGCGATCACCAGTCGGGCGACCGAGTCCAGGACGTCCCACGGAGCCAGCATGTCGAGCACCGCGCGGTCGATGCAGCCGTCGGGCAATTCGGAGCCGGCGACGTCGCCGATGATCAACTGCCAGTTGTCCGGGACCCGGCCCTGTGCGCCGTGGAAGTTGGCGACGTTGCGGCTGGCGTGTTCGGCGTGGTCGGCTCGCTGTTCGTAGGAGATCACGGTGCCCTGCGGGCCGACGGCCCGCAGCAGCCAGCACGTCAACGCACCCGATCCGGCGCCCGCTTCCAGGACCCGGGCCCCGGGAAAGATATCTCCCTCATGCACGATTTGCGCCGCGTCCTTGGGATATATCACCTGCGGCCCGCGCGGCATCGACATGATGTAGTCGACCAGCAGCGGCCGCAGCACCAGGAACAGGGCGCCGTTGCTGGATTTGACGACGCTGCCTTCGTCCTGCCCGATGATCGCGTCGTGGGCGATCGAGCCGCGATGGGTGTGGAACTCCGCGCCAGGCGCGAGTGCCATCGTGTAGTGGCGGCCCTTGGCGTCGGTGAGTTGGACGCGCTCTCCCACGGTGAACGGGCCGGTTGCTGACACGTCGTCTAGCGTGCCAGCAGACTCGCCGCAATTTGTGCTCGGGGTTGTCGGTGTGCCGACCTAGGCTGCGAATATGACCGAACAGCTGGTGGCGCCTGAGCCGGCTGATCGTGTGCACCGGCCGGCGCTGTCGCCGTCGCGGGCGGCGGACTTCAAGCAATGCCCACTGCTGTACCGGTTCCGGGCCATCGACCGGTTGCCTGAGGCGCCGTCGGCGGCGCAGCTCCGGGGTTCGTTGGTGCACGCCGCCCTCGAGCAGCTCTACGGCCTGCCCGCCGTGCAGCGCGGCCCGGACACCGCGCGGTCACTGGTGGCGTCGGCCTGGGAGCAGGTGATCGCTGCCGAACCTGAGCGGGCGGCCGACTTCGACCCCGAGCAACGCGCTCAGCTACTCGACGACGCGCGCGCGTTGCTCTCCGGTTATTACCGCCTGGAAGACCCGACGCGGTTCGACCCGCAGAGCTGCGAACAGCGGGTCGAGGTCGAACTGGCCGACGGCACGCTCCTGCGCGGCTATATCGACCGCATCGACGTCGCGGCCACCGGCGAACTTCGCGTGGTCGACTACAAGACCGGCAAGGCCCCACCCGCGGCGCGGGCCCTCGCCGAGTTCAAGGCGATGTTCCAGATGAAGTTCTACGCGGTGGCGCTGTTCCGTTCGCGCGGTGTGCTGCCCGCTCGGTTGCGGCTTATCTATCTGGCCGACGGCCAGGTGCTGGACTACTCGCCGGATCGTGACGAGTTGCTGCGTTTCGAGAAGACGTTGATGGCGATCTGGCGCGCGATCCAATCAGCCGGTGCGACAGGCGATTTCCGCCCCAGCCCGTCGCGGCTGTGTGATTGGTGCTCGCACCAACAGCACTGCCCGGCCTTCGGGGGGACACCCCCGCCGTACCCAGGTTGGCCGGAACTCCAACCCGCCGAAACGGCTTCGTGCCCGGCGTGAAAGGTTGCTACTACCGGCGCCTCGGCACCGATGGTGATTACCAGATATTCGATTCCACCGACTACACCCGAAGCAATTGGGACCCCGAAATCCAGTACGGCTCACCGCCATTGGCGCTGCTGACCAAGCTCATCGAGGAGCTCTCGGCGGATTCCGGTCTGCGCGTGGGGCGACTCGGGCTAGATATCCTCGGGGCCATTCCGGTGCGTCCGGTACGCGTGCGGGCCTGGGTGGAGCGTCCGGGTTCGCGCGTCTGCATGATGGTCGGCGAAATGTCGGCCGACCGCGTGGTGGCGCGGGTGACGGCCTGGCTCATCGCGATTAGCGACACCACCGACGCGGCCAGCGACCGCTATCCCCCACTGGCCGAAGGACCGGCGCAGCCGTTGCCCGCAACGTTTCTGGGCATCGGGGGTTATTTCGACGCACTGCACTGGCGCCCGCAACAGGCCGACGGGGCAGCCGCGGTTTCGTGGTTCAGCCCCCTGGCCCACATCGTCGACACCGATCCGACGACGGCACTGCAGCGGCTTGCCGCCGTGGTCGACTGCGCCAATGGTGTCGGCGCCGTTTTGGATCCCAGAGAGTTTTTCTTCATGAACACCGACACCGTCGTGCACCTGCACCGCCTGCCGACGGGTTCCGATTTCGCGTTGCGGGCTCGCGCGTCGGTAGGGCCAGACGGGGTCGGCGTGACCACGGGACAGGTCTTCGACAGGGACGGGTTCATCGGTACGTCCGCGCAGCCGCTGCTGGTGCAGCGCAGGTGACCGTTCGCGGTCGCCGTCCGTGGGGTCGCCGAAAGTGGGGCATATGGCCCGCGAGTTCAAGATGTGGGTGCGTAGGCCTCCCGCTCGACGAACTAGTCGAGCGGCGAAAGCTCCTGCAGCACAGTCGGAATGAGCTCGCTGACCGTGGGGTGAATGTGCATCGTGCGGGACAGGGTGGTGTAGGGCGCCTTGGCGGACATCACATCCAGGATGCAGTGAATGGCCTCGTCACCGCCCACGCCGAAGACGGCCGCGCCCAGGATCTGGTGGGAGTCGGCGTCGACCACGACCTTCATAAATCCTTGCGTCTCACCCTTTTCCACCGCCCTGCCGACCCGGGTCATCGGCCGCTTGCCCACCAGCGCCCTGCGGCCCGACTTGCGCACCTCGTCGACGGTCAACCCGGCGCGCCCCAGCGGCGGGTCGATATAGAGCGCGTGGGTAGGAATGCGGTCGCTGACCCGGCGCGGATCGTCATCGAGCAGGTTGGCGGCCACTATTTCGAAGTCGTTGTACGAGGTGTGGGTGAAGGCGCCCCGGCCGTTGCAGTCGCCCATGGCCCAGATGTGGTCGACGCTGGTCTTGAGCTGATCGTCTACCAGGATGTGGCCCTGGTCATCGGTCTGCACACCGGCCGCCGCCAGATTCAGGTCGTCGGTGTTGGGTCGGCGACCTACCGCCAACAGTAGATGGCTGCCGCGGACCGGATTCGCGCCGGCGCTCGGAGTAAGCTCAAAACTGCTGCCTTGTTTGGTGATTCGTATATCGTCGGCATTCGTGACTACGTCGATCCCCTCGCCCTGCAGGATCTCCTTGATGGTGGCCGAGGTGTCTTCGTCCTCGCGCGACGCCAGTCGCGGGCCACGCTGCACGACGGTCACGGCGGCCCCGAAACGGCGATACATCTGGGCGAATTCCAGCCCGATGTAGCTGCCGCCGATGATGACGAGGTGCTGAGGCACCGTGTCGAGTTCGAGAATCGACACGTTGGTCAGGTATTCGACATCGTCGAGACCCGGAATGTCCGGAATGACGGCACGCCCGCCGACATTGAGGAAAATCCGCTCGGCGTGCAGGATTTCGTCGTTGACGCGCAGGGTGTGGGGGTCTTCGAAGCGCGCATGTCCGCGATAAAGGGTGCAGCCGTCCATGCCTTCCAGCCAGCCCTCGACCCCGGCGCGGTCCTTGAGCATAATGCCGTCCTTGCGGGCCTTGACCTTCGCCATGTCCACGCTGATCTCGCCGGTCCCCACGCCGTATTCCGCGCCGCGGCGGGCCAAGTGGGCGGCATGCGCGCTGGCCACCAGCGTCTTGGTGGGGATGCATCCGGTGTTCACGCACGTGCCGCCGACGTGTTTGCGCTCGATGACGGCGACCCGCTGCCCGGCCGCCGTCAGGCGACCCGCAAGTGGTGGCCCGGCTTGGCCGGCGCCGACGACGATCGCGTCGAAATGCTGCGTCACAGGGCGTCGGGAACCATGGCGGCCGCCGCGGCGACGATACCGAAACCGCCGAGCACCGCCACCGAATCCTCCAGCAGTGCGATCGGCAGGTCATTGCCACCGTTCTTAGCTACCAACGCCTTTCGCGCCTGGTACCCACCCAAGGTGCCCAGCACCGCGCCGATGACACCGGCGCCCAGCGAACTCCACTTGTAATGCCAGGCGGTGCCTAAGATCGCACCGGCCAACCCGCCCATGATGAGTCGGACCGCGAAGACCGGTGTCGCGGTACGCGGCGGCGTCTTGGGAAGCTTGTCATTAATTAATTCGCCGACGGCAAGGACGCTGAAGATCACCGCCGCCACCAGGCTCGCGGCCCATGCTGCCCACGTTCCGTGCAAACCGATCCAGCCGAGATACGCCGCCCAGGCGACGACTGTGGGGGCCGTCAATGAACGCAACCCGGCGACCACACCGAGTAGGAGGGCAAGGAGCAGAACGAGTACGTGCGTCACAGGGGCCTCCTGGCACCGAACAGGATGATTAGGGACGCTAACACAGTGACGTCCGAATCACCTGCTCAGAAGTCGTTCAGAAGCGGCAGAACCTTATGTCGGAAGCCAGGATCGCCTTGGCGCCGATGACGGCGAGTTCGTCCATGAGGCTGTTGATGTCGCGGCGAGGCACCAGGGCCCGAACAGCGACCCAGTCCGGGTCGGCCAGTGGGGCGATGGTCGGGGACTCCAGTCCCGGGGTGATCGCCGTGGCCCGGTCCAACGCGGTGCGCGGGCAGTCGTAGTCAAGCATCAGATACTGCTGGCCGAACACCACGCCCTGCACCCGAGCGACCAATTGCTCACGTGCACGGCTGGTTTGGCTATCGGCGTGGGCCCGCTCGATGAGCACTGCCTCCGAATCACACAGTGGCTCACCGAAAGCTACCAAATTGTGCAGGCTCAGCGTGCGGCCCGACCCCACCACGTCGGCGATGGCGTCGGCAACCCCGAGTTGCACCGAGATCTCGACCGCCCCGTCAAGCCTGATGACCGTCGCATCAATACCCTTGGCGGCCAAGTCTTTCCGAACCAAATTCGGGTATGCCGTGGCGATCCGCTTACCGGCGAGGTCGGCCACGGTCCAGTCGCGTCCCGCCGGCGCCGCGTACCGGAACTTCGACGAGCCGAAGCCCAGCGCCAGACATTCCTGCACCGGCGCGTCGGAATCCAGCGCCAGATCGCGTCCGGTGATACCGAAGTCAAGATCGCCGGAACCGACATAGATGGCGATGTCCTTGGGCCGCAGGAAGAAGAATTCGACGTTGTTGGCGGGATCGATGACGGTCAGATCTTTGGGATCGGTGCGTCGGCGGTAGCCGGCTTCGGACAGGATCTCGGTGGCCGGCTCGCTCAGCGCCCCCTTGTTGGGCACCGCAATTCGCAGCATATTCACAGTTTCCGATACACGTCTTCGAGGGTCAGGCCACGGGAAATCATCAGGACCTGCGTCCAGTAGAGCAGTTGGCTGATCTCCTCGGCCAGGGCTTCGTTGGGTTCGTGCTCAGCCGCCAGCCACACCTCACCGGCTTCTTCCAGGATCTTCTTACCCAGCGTGTGTACCCCGGCGTCGAGCGCGGCGACGGTGCCGCTGCCAGCGGGCCGGGTGCGGGCACGCTCGCCGAGTTCGGCGAACAGATCCTCGAAGGTCTTCACGGCCAGCGATTGTTTCACGTGCCCTCCAGCGAAGTCACTTTGGTTTCCGGGAAGCTCGTCCGCGAGGGCGCGCAGATGTACGCCTTCGACGGCGTGTCGGCGTACAAACACGGTCGCTCGCGGCAGAGAAGAAGGCTCAGTCCTCGGGGTTGTAGCCCAGGTTGGAGCTGAGCCAGCGCTCGGCCTCCTGCAGGGTCCAGCCCTTGCGCCGCGCGTAGTCGGCGACCTGGTCCTGGGCCAGCCGGCCGACCACGAAGTACTGCGACTGCGGGTGCGAGAAATACCAGCCGCTGACGGCGGCACCGGGCCACATCGCCATCGACTCGGTCAGCTCGATCCCCGTCCGCTCCCTAACGTCCATCAACTTCCACAGCGTGACCTTCTCGGTGTGCTCCGGGCAGGCCGGGTAGCCGGGGGCCGGGCGGATTCCGACGTACTTCTCACCGATGAGCGCCTCGTTGTCCAGTTGCTCCTCGGGCTGGTAGCCCCAGAACTCCTTGCGGACCCGTTCGTGCATCCGCTCGGCGAACGCCTCGGCCAGCCGGTCGGCGATCGATTCCAGCAGGATGGCACTGTAGTCGTCGAGGGCCGCCTTGAACTCCGCGATCTTCTCCTGGCTGCCGAGCCCGGCGGTGACGGCGAACGCGCCGACGTAGTCGGCCAGCCCAGTGTCCTTGGGGGCGATGAAGTCGCCCAGCGACCGGTTCGGGATGCCCTCGCGGTGCTCGCCCTGCTGGCGCAGGTTGTGCAGCGTCGCCAGCACCTCGGTGCGGGTGTCGTCGGTGTACACCTCGACGTCGTCACCGACTGCGTTGGCCGGGAAGAACCCGATCACCGCGTTGGCGGTCAGCCACTTCTCCTTGATCAGGGTGTCGAGCATCTCCTGGGCGTCGTCGTACAGCTTGCGAGCGGCCTCACCCGTGGCCGGGTTGTTGAGGATGTCGGGGAACCTGCCCTTCATCTCCCAGGCGTTGAAGAACGGCTGCCAGTCGATGTACTCGCGCAACTCGGCGAGGTCGTAATCCTGAAAGTCCCGTACTCCCACACCTATCGCCGGCACCGGCGGCGTGTAGTTGTCCCAGTCGATCGGCGTCCGGTTCGCGCGGGCCTTTTCCAGCGTCAGCATCGGCCGCTCGTTCTTCTGGGCGTGCCGTTCGCGCAGCGACGCGTAATCCTTCTCGGTCGCCTCCAACAGACCCGGACGCTGTTTGTCGTCGAGGAGTGCGGCCGCCACCGGCACCGAGCGGGACGCATCCTTGACCCAGACCACCGGACCGCTCCGACGCGGCGCCACCTTCACGGCCGTGTGCGCGCGCGAGGTGGTGGCGCCACCGATCAACAACGGGATCTCCAGCCCGCGGCGTTCCATCTCGACAGCGAAGTTGACCATCTCGTCCAGGGACGGGGTGATCAGGCCGGACAGCCCGATGATGTCGGCGTCGTGCTCTTCCGCGGCGGCCAGGATCTTCTCGGCGGGCACCATCACACCGAGGTCGATCACTTCAAAGTTGTTGCACTGCAGCACGACCCCGACGATGTTCTTGCCGATGTCGTGGACGTCGCCCTTCACGGTCGCCATGATGATGGTGCCGTTGGTGTCCTTCCCCGCAGCAGCGCCGGACTCTGCCTTCTCCGCCTCGATGAACGGCAGCAGGTAGGCCACAGCCTTCTTCATCACCCGGGCGGACTTCACCACCTGGGGCAGGAACATCTTGCCCGAGCCGAACAGGTCGCCGACGACGTTCATGCCGTCCATCAGCGGGCCCTCGATCACCTCGATCGGGCGACCACCGGCGGCGGCGATCTCGGCCCGAAGTTCCTCGGTGTCCTCGTCGACGTGGGCGTCGATGCCCTTGACCAGTGCGTGCGTGATCCGCTCGCGCACCGGGAGGGAGCGCCACTCGGCCGCCGCAGGGTCTTCGGACTTTTCCTTGCTGTTGAACCGTTCGGCGATCTCCAGCAGTCGCTCGGCGGCATCCGGGCGGCGGTTCAGGACGACGTCCTCGATCCGCTCCCGCAACTCCGGGTCGATCGAGTCGTAGGGCACCAGCGCACCGGCGTTGACGATGCCCATGTCCAGGCCGGCCTTGATGGCGTGGAACAGGAACACCGCGTGGATCGCCTCGCGAACGGGGTTGTTGCCCCGGAAGGAGAACGAGACGTTGGAGATGCCGCCGGAGATGTGCACCCCGGGCAGGTTCTCCTTGATCCAGGAGCAGGCATTGATGAAGTCGATGCCGTACGTCGCGTGCTCTTCGATGCCGGTGGCCAGTGCGAAGCAGTTCGGGTCGAAGATGATGTCCTCGGGCGGGAAGCCGACCTCTTCGGTCAGGATCCGGTAGGCGCGGCCGCAGATCTCCTTGCGCCGCTCCAGGTTGTCCGCCTGCCCCTGTTCGTCGAAGGCCATCACGACGACGGCGGCGCCGTACTTGCGGCACAGTCGGGCCTCGCGGATGAACTTCTCTTCGCCCTCCTTCATCGAGATGGAGTTGACGATCGGCTTGCCCTGCACGTTCTTCAGGCCGGCCTCGATGACCTCCCACTTGGAGGAGTCGATCATCACCGGGACGCGGCTGATGTCCGGTTCGGCCGCGATCAGCTTGGTGAACCGGTCCATGGCGGCGACGCCGTCGATCATGCCCTCGTCCATGTTGATGTCGATGACCTGTGCGCCGACCTCGACTTGCTGCAGGGCGACCGAGAGCGCGGTGTCGTAGTCCCCGGCCTTGATCAGGTTGCGGAACCGGGCGGAGCCGGTGATGTTGGTGCGCTCACCGATGTTCACGAAGAGGGAGTCGTCGGTGATGTTCAGCGGCTCGAGACCCGAGAGCCGGGTGGCCACCGGGACCTTCGGCACCTCGCGCGGGGGCTTGCCCTCGACGACCTTGGCGATCGCGGCGATGTGCGGCGGCGCCGTTCCGCAGCAACCACCGACCAGGTTGACCAGGCCGGCGTCGGCGAAGTCGGCGATGTAGCTGGCCTGACGGTCCGGGGACTCGTCGTACTCGCCGAAGGCGTTGGGCAGGCCGGCGTTCGGGTAGCAAGACACGAACGTGTCCGCGATCCGTGACATCTCGGCGATGTAGGGCCTCATCTCGGGCGCGCCCAGGGCGCAGTTGAGGCCGACCGCGATCGGATTTGCATGCCTGATCGAGTTCCAGAACGCCTCGGTGACCTGGCCGGACAAGGTCCGACCGGAGGCGTCGGTGATGGTGCCCGAGATGATCACCGGCCAGCGCCGTCCGCGCTCCTCGAACAGCGTCTCGACGGCGAACACCGCCGCCTTGGCGTTCAGCGAGTCGAAGATCGTCTCGATGATGAGGATGTCGGCACCCCCGTCGACCAGGCCGTTGGCGGCTTCGAGGTAGGCGGCGACCAGTTGGTCGTAGGAGACGTTGCGGGCTCCGGGGTCATTGACGTCCGGCGAGATCGACGCGGTTCGCGTCGTCGGGCCGATCGCGCCGGCGACATAACGGGGCTTCTCCGGGGTGCTGTACTCGTCGGCGGCCTTGCGGGCCAGGGCGGCGCCGGTGTAGTTCAGCTCGTAACTGAAATCCGCCATCTCGTAGTCGGAGAGCGAGATCGCGTTCGCGTTGAAGGTGTTGGTCTCCAGGATGTCGGCGCCCGCCTCGAGGTACTCGCGGTGGATCCCCTCGATGATCTGCGGTTGCGTCAGGTTGAGCAGGTCATTGTTGCCCTGAAGAGCGGTCGGCCACTCCGTGAACCGGTCGCCGCGGTAGCCGGCCTCGTCCGGCCGGTCCCGCTGGATCGCCGTGCCCATCGCGCCGTCGATCACCATGATCCGCTGGCGCAAAGCCGCGGTTAGTTCGTCGGTGCAGTCGGGGCGGATGTTCGGCGCGAAGTCTGACATGGCGGCGTTCACGTACGTTCCTTCCATAACGGAAGGCGTCCTTGACTCTTGCCGAGCGTGGCGGAACCGG
Protein-coding regions in this window:
- the metH gene encoding methionine synthase, with protein sequence MSDFAPNIRPDCTDELTAALRQRIMVIDGAMGTAIQRDRPDEAGYRGDRFTEWPTALQGNNDLLNLTQPQIIEGIHREYLEAGADILETNTFNANAISLSDYEMADFSYELNYTGAALARKAADEYSTPEKPRYVAGAIGPTTRTASISPDVNDPGARNVSYDQLVAAYLEAANGLVDGGADILIIETIFDSLNAKAAVFAVETLFEERGRRWPVIISGTITDASGRTLSGQVTEAFWNSIRHANPIAVGLNCALGAPEMRPYIAEMSRIADTFVSCYPNAGLPNAFGEYDESPDRQASYIADFADAGLVNLVGGCCGTAPPHIAAIAKVVEGKPPREVPKVPVATRLSGLEPLNITDDSLFVNIGERTNITGSARFRNLIKAGDYDTALSVALQQVEVGAQVIDINMDEGMIDGVAAMDRFTKLIAAEPDISRVPVMIDSSKWEVIEAGLKNVQGKPIVNSISMKEGEEKFIREARLCRKYGAAVVVMAFDEQGQADNLERRKEICGRAYRILTEEVGFPPEDIIFDPNCFALATGIEEHATYGIDFINACSWIKENLPGVHISGGISNVSFSFRGNNPVREAIHAVFLFHAIKAGLDMGIVNAGALVPYDSIDPELRERIEDVVLNRRPDAAERLLEIAERFNSKEKSEDPAAAEWRSLPVRERITHALVKGIDAHVDEDTEELRAEIAAAGGRPIEVIEGPLMDGMNVVGDLFGSGKMFLPQVVKSARVMKKAVAYLLPFIEAEKAESGAAAGKDTNGTIIMATVKGDVHDIGKNIVGVVLQCNNFEVIDLGVMVPAEKILAAAEEHDADIIGLSGLITPSLDEMVNFAVEMERRGLEIPLLIGGATTSRAHTAVKVAPRRSGPVVWVKDASRSVPVAAALLDDKQRPGLLEATEKDYASLRERHAQKNERPMLTLEKARANRTPIDWDNYTPPVPAIGVGVRDFQDYDLAELREYIDWQPFFNAWEMKGRFPDILNNPATGEAARKLYDDAQEMLDTLIKEKWLTANAVIGFFPANAVGDDVEVYTDDTRTEVLATLHNLRQQGEHREGIPNRSLGDFIAPKDTGLADYVGAFAVTAGLGSQEKIAEFKAALDDYSAILLESIADRLAEAFAERMHERVRKEFWGYQPEEQLDNEALIGEKYVGIRPAPGYPACPEHTEKVTLWKLMDVRERTGIELTESMAMWPGAAVSGWYFSHPQSQYFVVGRLAQDQVADYARRKGWTLQEAERWLSSNLGYNPED